The Cellulomonas flavigena DSM 20109 DNA segment CGTCCGGCGCCGCGGCGACGAGCCGCTCGACCAGACCCGGGGCGTCCTGGACGTCCGGGCGCGCCAGGTAGATCGCGTCGACGCCGTCGACCGCCGCCGGCCACGTCGACGGGTCGTGCCAGTCGAAGCGGACGGTGGTCGGCGCCTGCGGGGGCCGCGAGGACCCGCCGCGGACCTCGGCGCCACCGCGACCGACGAGCTGGGACACCACCTCGCGGCCGGTCTTGCCGCGGGCCCCGGTGACGAGCACGGTGCGGCTCATGCGTGCCGCCCGGCGTGCTCGAGCGTCGGGTAGTCGGTGTACCCGACGTGGTCCCCGCCGTAGAAGGTCGCCGGGTCCGGCACGTTGAGCGGGCCGCCTGCCCGCAGGCGCTCGTCGAGGTCGGGGTTGGCGAGCCACAGCACCCCGAGCGACACCGCGTCCGCGACGCCGGACGCCAGGGCCGCGTGCGCGGCGTCGGGAGTGGCGGGGAAGTCGGCCGCCGTGCCGTGCGGGTTGAGGACGAGCGTGCCCGGCCAGACGGCCCGCAGCCGCTCGGTCAGGTCGCGCGTGCCCATCTCGACGACGTGCAGGTAGGCGATGCCGAGGACCGCGAGCTCCTCGAGCAGCGCGGTGTACACGGGGACCGGGTCGGCCTCGACGATGCCGTTGTAGGGGCTGCCGGGCGAGATCCGGATGCCGACGCGGTCGGCACCGACGGCGTCGGACACGGCGCGGACGACCTCGACCGCGAAGCGGGTGCGGTTCTCGACGGACCCGCCGTACGCGTCGCTGCGCAGGTTGGTGTTGTCCGCGAGGAACTGGTGCACCAGGAAGCCGTTGCCGCCGTGGACCTCGACGCCGTCGAAGCCGGCCTCGACGGCGTTGCGCGCCGCCTGCGCGAGCTCCTCGACGACGTCGGCGACCTCCGCCGTGGTCAGCTCGCGCGGCACCGGGTGGTCCACCGGGCCGTCGAGGCCGATCAGTTGCTCGCCGGACGCCACGGCCGACGGCGCGACGGGCAGCCCACCGTCCGGGTAGAGGGACGGGTGCCCGATCCGGCCGCAGTGCGTCAGCTGCGCGACGATGCGCCCGCCCCTGTCGTGCACCGCGGTGGTGACGGTGCGCCAGGCGGCGACCTGCTCGGCGCTGTGCAGGCCCGGGGTCAGGAC contains these protein-coding regions:
- a CDS encoding alkene reductase encodes the protein MSTLFDPVTVGALRLPSRLVMAPMTRNRATPEGVVTPATAEYYAQRAGAGLIVSESIQPSVQGQGYVLTPGLHSAEQVAAWRTVTTAVHDRGGRIVAQLTHCGRIGHPSLYPDGGLPVAPSAVASGEQLIGLDGPVDHPVPRELTTAEVADVVEELAQAARNAVEAGFDGVEVHGGNGFLVHQFLADNTNLRSDAYGGSVENRTRFAVEVVRAVSDAVGADRVGIRISPGSPYNGIVEADPVPVYTALLEELAVLGIAYLHVVEMGTRDLTERLRAVWPGTLVLNPHGTAADFPATPDAAHAALASGVADAVSLGVLWLANPDLDERLRAGGPLNVPDPATFYGGDHVGYTDYPTLEHAGRHA